Genomic DNA from Pseudodesulfovibrio senegalensis:
CCTTTTTCCATGCGGAAACATTTTCCGCATGCAGGGTTTGGTCCCTGTTTTTTCCATGCTGACGATAAAACATCAGAAAACCCTTGTCTACGATTGTCGGCTTTGGGTACACTGCAAGTGAGGGAATCCGTTTGCAGCGGGTTTTCGAGGATGAACGTAACGAAATGTACAAGGAGGTTACTCATGGCCGATATCAAGAAGATTCTTTGCGCGATCGATTTTTCCGAATACAGCCCCCATGTGGCGGACTACGCCAAGACCATGGCCGAATGCACCGGAGCAACCGTAATATGCGTGTATGTTGCACCGTCGCTGAGCCAGTACGTGGGCTTTCATGTTCCGCCCAGTTCCATCGAAAGTTTCGTGGGCGAGATCGTCTCCGGAGCAGACACGACCATGAACGCGTTTGTGGCCGAGAATTTCAAGGACCTGAACGCCTCGGG
This window encodes:
- a CDS encoding universal stress protein, producing the protein MADIKKILCAIDFSEYSPHVADYAKTMAECTGATVICVYVAPSLSQYVGFHVPPSSIESFVGEIVSGADTTMNAFVAENFKDLNASGVVVTGYPAEEVLDMATNEKADLIVMGTHGRRGIDRILFGSVAEKVVKGAHCPVLTVRPK